In a single window of the Bacillus mycoides genome:
- a CDS encoding YndJ family protein: MKNILFGLACYIIFLIYEWSNVNPVEAIILLSILLFIPMSICIIDKKKRNGSYVLFYKFVSFLYPIAAISAMLAFVTNHYFFALLWFAYTGIVALFGVSRLLERGWKPIEETAIDSAFIYLFLGGFWFFASVAKVSIMHFSSDIVLLTAAHFHYSAFLLPLSAGLLGRKRERGSKLYDSIMFIIVISPMTVAIGITYSRVFEFFAVFIYLCAIYGYGIYVWRTKFNAISAKILLTLSSSTLMVTIMFSLIYSYGNFKQVMTITIAQMVWIHGVVNGIGVALPAFLGWMIEKSTPNYKYYGKTMSRLRGNATVGEAFLHNRNLIDSKEYKGLVDKMNDFHSEAFDMTKIPLSIIRFYENTKEYELQSHIKWTRWFRPVAFCYEKMSKRVGQIHLGMGGKWETMHGSIIGIIDEKDGRENVRAWLRKNEAGESVFVALYSKHAYKNETYMNIALPLPYSNMTGILKLYNDTNQLMITSKLRERRKGDEGIYLHTRFFTIRLPLAETFIIKERKDQILEANHRMWIFGVNFLEIDYEIKKIEGK; this comes from the coding sequence ATGAAAAATATACTATTTGGGCTTGCTTGCTATATTATTTTTCTAATATATGAGTGGTCAAATGTAAACCCAGTTGAAGCAATTATTTTATTATCTATTTTGTTATTTATACCGATGTCTATTTGTATTATTGACAAGAAAAAAAGAAATGGATCGTATGTATTATTTTATAAATTTGTATCGTTTTTATATCCAATCGCAGCAATCAGTGCAATGCTAGCTTTCGTAACAAATCACTATTTCTTTGCGCTACTTTGGTTTGCATATACAGGAATCGTTGCGTTATTTGGTGTAAGTAGATTGTTAGAAAGAGGATGGAAACCGATAGAAGAGACGGCTATCGATAGTGCGTTTATTTATTTGTTTTTAGGTGGTTTTTGGTTTTTTGCTTCAGTAGCAAAGGTTTCAATTATGCACTTTAGTTCTGACATTGTTTTACTTACAGCGGCACACTTTCATTATTCGGCATTTTTATTGCCGTTATCAGCTGGTTTACTTGGAAGAAAAAGAGAACGGGGAAGTAAGTTATATGACTCTATTATGTTTATCATCGTCATTTCTCCAATGACAGTTGCAATAGGAATTACGTATTCGAGGGTATTTGAATTTTTTGCAGTGTTCATATATTTATGTGCCATTTATGGATATGGGATTTACGTATGGAGAACGAAATTCAATGCTATAAGTGCAAAGATTCTCCTTACTCTTTCATCCAGTACACTTATGGTAACAATAATGTTTTCACTCATATATTCATACGGAAATTTCAAACAAGTAATGACGATTACAATTGCACAAATGGTCTGGATTCACGGTGTTGTAAATGGAATTGGAGTAGCGTTACCAGCTTTTCTTGGTTGGATGATTGAAAAGAGTACTCCGAATTATAAATATTACGGGAAAACAATGAGCAGGTTAAGAGGAAATGCGACAGTTGGTGAAGCATTTTTACATAACAGAAATTTAATAGATAGCAAGGAATACAAAGGTTTAGTTGATAAAATGAATGATTTTCATAGTGAGGCATTTGACATGACGAAGATTCCTTTAAGTATTATTCGTTTTTATGAAAATACAAAAGAGTATGAGTTACAATCGCATATTAAATGGACTCGTTGGTTCCGCCCGGTTGCATTTTGTTATGAGAAAATGAGTAAGCGTGTAGGACAAATACATTTAGGAATGGGCGGCAAGTGGGAAACGATGCATGGCTCTATCATTGGGATAATAGATGAGAAGGATGGAAGAGAGAATGTAAGGGCTTGGCTAAGAAAAAATGAAGCAGGAGAGTCTGTTTTTGTAGCCCTCTATTCAAAGCATGCATACAAGAACGAGACATATATGAATATCGCATTGCCTTTACCATATTCGAATATGACTGGTATTTTGAAGTTGTACAATGATACGAACCAGTTAATGATTACAAGTAAGCTAAGAGAGCGTCGTAAGGGAGATGAAGGGATATACTTACATACCCGCTTCTTTACAATACGCTTACCATTAGCAGAGACTTTTATTATTAAAGAGAGAAAGGATCAAATATTAGAAGCTAATCATAGAATGTGGATATTTGGAGTTAATTTTTTAGAAATTGATTATGAGATTAAGAAAATAGAGGGAAAGTAA
- a CDS encoding aspartate kinase — translation METIVQKFGGTSVGIVERIQHVANLIIEEYERGHSIVSVVSAMGKSTDKLVALANAITENPSKREMDMLLSTGEQVTISLLTIALQTKGYNAISLTGWQAGITTESVHSSARITDINTTRIQSYLTEGTIVIVAGFQGISEENEITTLGRGGSDTTAVALAAALKAKKCDIYTDVTGVYTTDPRVVQDAYKLDEISYDEMLELANLGAGVLHPRAVEFAKNHNVILEVRSSMEQENGTIVRGECNMEQQSIVKGIAFEDNITRVTIKGLEQGALSTVFSTLAAAHINVDIIIQSITNEGTVHLSFSIHSNDLRETLEVLEQNQEALHYESVEHENHLAKVSIVGSGMVSNPGVAANMFTTLKEEDIHIKMVSTSEIKVSVVIDRLHLVTGVEALHQSFMAKIEPLVQMS, via the coding sequence ATGGAAACGATTGTACAAAAATTTGGCGGTACTTCTGTCGGAATCGTCGAACGCATTCAACATGTAGCAAATTTAATTATTGAAGAATATGAACGAGGACATAGTATTGTCTCTGTCGTTTCAGCAATGGGAAAAAGTACGGATAAACTTGTAGCACTTGCTAACGCTATTACTGAAAATCCAAGTAAACGTGAAATGGATATGCTCCTATCTACAGGAGAACAAGTAACTATTTCATTATTAACAATAGCACTACAAACAAAAGGTTATAACGCAATTTCATTAACAGGATGGCAAGCTGGTATTACGACAGAATCTGTACATAGTAGTGCACGGATTACTGACATTAACACCACTCGTATTCAGTCTTACCTTACTGAAGGCACGATTGTTATAGTAGCTGGTTTCCAAGGAATAAGTGAAGAAAATGAAATTACCACACTTGGTCGTGGTGGCTCCGATACGACTGCTGTCGCATTAGCTGCTGCATTAAAAGCAAAAAAATGTGATATTTATACGGATGTGACCGGCGTATATACGACTGATCCACGAGTTGTACAAGATGCTTATAAATTAGATGAAATTTCTTATGACGAAATGTTAGAGCTTGCCAACCTCGGTGCTGGCGTATTACACCCACGCGCTGTTGAGTTTGCTAAAAATCATAATGTAATTTTAGAAGTTCGCTCAAGTATGGAACAAGAAAACGGAACAATTGTAAGGGGAGAATGTAACATGGAACAACAATCAATCGTTAAAGGTATTGCATTTGAGGATAATATTACACGTGTCACAATTAAAGGATTAGAACAAGGTGCACTTTCAACAGTTTTCTCTACATTAGCAGCAGCACATATTAATGTAGATATTATTATTCAAAGTATTACAAATGAAGGAACTGTTCACCTCTCCTTCTCGATCCATTCTAATGATTTAAGAGAAACATTAGAAGTATTGGAACAAAATCAAGAAGCACTTCACTATGAATCTGTAGAACATGAAAATCATTTAGCAAAAGTATCAATTGTAGGATCTGGTATGGTATCTAACCCAGGAGTTGCTGCGAATATGTTCACTACTTTAAAAGAAGAAGATATTCATATTAAAATGGTAAGTACATCAGAAATTAAAGTATCTGTCGTTATTGACCGTCTTCATTTAGTAACGGGTGTTGAAGCACTTCATCAATCATTTATGGCGAAAATTGAGCCTTTAGTGCAAATGAGCTAA
- a CDS encoding RNA-guided endonuclease TnpB family protein: MTKKRAVKVLRKQKKRENMQRFTQKQNIGRACLTAKEFRLLQRMSHSSKALRNVGLYTIKQSYLNNNKMATVKEVDTAMQTDMNYWGIQSNSVQAIRRALFTEVKSFFKAMEQWKKKPETFTGRPKFPNYSRSTDKRIIEIYQVPKVDNNGYWMIPMNVAFRKKFGSIKIRMPKNLRNKKISYIEIVPKQKGRFFEVHYTYEMHVSQMKKQPTTISKALSCDLGVDRLLSCVTNTGDAFLIDGKKLKSINQYFNKMIRNLQLKNMENGLSKRVVTNKMAALWHKRERQINGYISQTVGLLFEKVKAFNIDTVVVGYNAGWKQKSDMGKKNNQKFVQIPFHKLIAAIENKCIKEGIRFLKQEESYTSKASFLDKDRVPVWDKDDRTHYRFSGKRITRGLYQSKAGKCIHADINGALNTLEKSRVVELDDNLKVKTPILLEVQKRKAVASCIA; this comes from the coding sequence ATGACTAAAAAGAGAGCAGTGAAAGTATTACGTAAACAAAAAAAAAGAGAAAACATGCAACGATTCACGCAGAAACAGAATATCGGACGAGCTTGTCTCACAGCTAAAGAATTTCGCTTACTGCAACGCATGTCACATAGTTCTAAAGCATTGCGAAATGTTGGATTGTACACGATTAAACAAAGTTATTTGAATAATAACAAGATGGCTACTGTAAAAGAAGTGGACACTGCCATGCAAACCGATATGAACTACTGGGGTATTCAATCAAACTCTGTTCAAGCGATTCGTAGAGCCTTATTTACAGAAGTGAAGAGCTTTTTTAAAGCAATGGAACAGTGGAAGAAAAAACCTGAAACCTTCACAGGTCGTCCTAAGTTTCCGAATTATTCCCGTTCCACTGACAAACGAATCATTGAAATCTATCAAGTTCCAAAAGTTGATAATAACGGGTATTGGATGATTCCGATGAATGTTGCATTCAGAAAAAAATTCGGTTCCATTAAAATACGTATGCCTAAAAACTTAAGAAATAAAAAAATCTCCTACATTGAGATTGTACCGAAGCAAAAAGGTCGGTTCTTTGAGGTGCATTACACATATGAAATGCACGTTTCTCAAATGAAGAAACAACCCACGACTATTAGTAAAGCTTTGAGTTGCGATTTAGGTGTAGACAGATTATTAAGTTGCGTAACAAATACAGGTGATGCATTTTTAATTGATGGAAAAAAATTAAAATCCATTAACCAGTACTTCAATAAAATGATACGTAATCTACAACTGAAAAACATGGAAAATGGACTTTCTAAACGAGTTGTAACGAACAAAATGGCTGCACTTTGGCATAAACGGGAAAGACAAATAAATGGTTACATTTCACAAACTGTAGGCTTGTTGTTCGAAAAAGTGAAAGCATTCAACATAGATACTGTTGTCGTAGGGTATAACGCTGGTTGGAAACAAAAATCTGATATGGGAAAAAAGAATAATCAAAAATTTGTTCAAATCCCATTTCATAAACTGATTGCAGCAATTGAGAATAAATGTATAAAAGAAGGCATCCGATTTTTAAAACAAGAAGAAAGCTATACTTCAAAAGCTAGTTTTCTTGATAAAGATAGGGTTCCAGTTTGGGATAAGGATGATAGGACGCATTATCGCTTTAGTGGCAAACGGATCACTCGTGGTCTGTACCAAAGTAAAGCAGGGAAATGTATTCATGCTGATATTAATGGTGCATTGAATACATTGGAAAAATCGAGAGTTGTAGAATTGGATGACAATCTCAAAGTGAAAACGCCGATTCTATTAGAAGTGCAAAAACGTAAGGCTGTTGCTTCGTGCATAGCTTAG
- a CDS encoding DoxX-like family protein, translated as MGKKKPIYVATEMNTTMEKLWAYTQEPDIHTEWDARFTEISYLEKKEGEPQKFLYKTKIGFGLEIAGEGESIGEIRKETGERISSLKFWTDNQLSLIQIGRGYWKYTPNEEHIHFETQYDYDTRFGRIGNVIDLYVFRPLLGWATAWSFDALKLWLEKGLHPKLLIRRTMTYWLVCFLFAFVWLYQGIVPKLMFTHSEEVKMLSALIGSNESSIFILKIVGFLEIIWGVMWLLPLQKRKLFILHIILLIVLTLAAGSTNIASFTQPFNPITLNFLLIGLSIVGYINSTNLPSAKNCKRTRKG; from the coding sequence ATGGGGAAGAAAAAGCCTATTTATGTAGCCACAGAAATGAACACAACAATGGAGAAACTATGGGCATATACACAAGAGCCTGATATACATACAGAGTGGGATGCTCGTTTTACTGAGATTTCGTATTTAGAAAAAAAAGAGGGAGAACCACAGAAGTTTTTATATAAAACAAAGATCGGATTTGGACTTGAAATAGCCGGAGAAGGGGAATCGATAGGTGAAATAAGAAAAGAAACTGGAGAACGCATTTCCTCTTTAAAATTTTGGACAGACAATCAATTATCACTTATACAAATAGGGCGTGGTTATTGGAAGTATACACCGAATGAAGAACATATTCATTTTGAAACGCAATATGATTATGATACGAGATTTGGTCGTATAGGAAATGTGATAGATTTATATGTTTTTCGTCCACTATTAGGTTGGGCGACAGCATGGAGTTTTGATGCTTTAAAATTATGGTTAGAAAAGGGACTTCATCCTAAGTTGCTAATTAGAAGAACGATGACGTATTGGCTAGTTTGCTTTTTATTTGCTTTCGTATGGTTATATCAAGGGATTGTACCGAAATTGATGTTTACTCATTCAGAAGAAGTAAAGATGCTTTCTGCACTAATCGGATCGAATGAAAGTAGTATTTTTATACTTAAAATAGTTGGATTTTTAGAAATAATATGGGGTGTTATGTGGCTATTGCCACTTCAAAAGCGAAAACTATTTATATTGCATATTATATTGTTGATAGTTTTAACATTAGCGGCAGGATCGACGAATATCGCTAGTTTTACGCAACCGTTTAATCCGATTACATTAAATTTTCTTCTAATAGGGTTATCGATTGTCGGTTATATAAATAGCACTAATTTGCCAAGCGCAAAAAATTGCAAGAGGACGAGAAAGGGATAA
- a CDS encoding 8-oxo-dGTP diphosphatase — protein MSTNWKSVEHRIYTMCMIQHNNEVLLIQRPDHLGFPGYIAPGGKVDFPESIVQAAKREVKEETGLLVSNLTFKGLDEYVNPKENVRYMVFNYWTDSFEGELLLNPPEGELLWVPIDTALNLPMQDWFKERFPLFFEKGTFEIQRVWDRDLDKQVAMTITHT, from the coding sequence ATGAGCACGAATTGGAAAAGCGTCGAACACCGCATTTATACAATGTGTATGATTCAACATAATAACGAAGTATTACTAATACAACGGCCGGATCATCTAGGCTTCCCTGGTTACATCGCTCCTGGCGGTAAAGTAGATTTTCCAGAAAGTATCGTTCAAGCTGCTAAACGAGAAGTAAAAGAAGAAACTGGATTACTTGTTTCAAATTTAACTTTTAAGGGATTAGATGAATACGTAAATCCGAAAGAAAATGTTCGATATATGGTATTTAACTATTGGACAGATTCATTTGAAGGTGAACTCCTTTTGAATCCTCCTGAAGGCGAATTATTATGGGTGCCAATTGATACAGCACTCAATCTTCCTATGCAAGATTGGTTTAAAGAGAGATTCCCATTATTTTTTGAAAAAGGTACGTTTGAAATTCAGCGTGTTTGGGACCGAGACTTGGATAAACAAGTTGCTATGACAATTACCCATACGTAA
- a CDS encoding DUF4166 domain-containing protein gives MVNIYERLLGDSYKRLHPKLQERYAITKENSFIGEGEMDEIYGGSFFVKLILKITSKFRMFFSERGQKVPFVIHNTAERDEHGNEFVRWNRTFYFHNKKRYFNAVMQLDEENNEIVDYFGEPHLLVSTLNFYIDEKGGMHISSKKQWFFMFGRKIPLPRFLYGEAKIVESYDDALQCFRIHVQVRNPLIGSLFSYKGTFVERE, from the coding sequence ATGGTTAATATTTATGAAAGATTATTAGGGGATTCTTATAAAAGGCTTCATCCAAAATTGCAGGAACGATATGCGATAACAAAGGAAAATAGCTTTATTGGGGAAGGGGAAATGGATGAAATTTATGGAGGATCTTTTTTCGTTAAATTAATATTAAAAATTACATCGAAGTTTCGAATGTTTTTCTCAGAGCGAGGGCAAAAAGTTCCATTTGTGATACATAATACCGCTGAGCGAGATGAACATGGAAATGAGTTTGTACGGTGGAATCGTACTTTTTATTTTCATAATAAGAAAAGATATTTTAACGCTGTTATGCAGTTGGATGAAGAGAATAATGAAATTGTAGATTATTTTGGTGAGCCACATTTACTCGTTTCTACATTGAATTTTTATATTGATGAAAAAGGCGGGATGCATATTTCTTCAAAGAAACAATGGTTTTTTATGTTTGGAAGAAAAATACCGTTACCTAGATTTTTATACGGAGAGGCAAAAATTGTTGAAAGTTATGATGATGCACTGCAATGTTTTCGAATTCATGTACAAGTACGGAATCCGTTAATTGGTTCGTTATTTTCATATAAGGGAACATTTGTGGAAAGGGAATAA
- a CDS encoding VOC family protein, with protein sequence MTKNKLLRMDNISIVVESLDNAISFFEEIGLNLEGRATVEGEWAGRVTGLGSQCVEIAMMVTPDGHSRIELSRFLTPPTIADHRTAPVNALGYLRVMFTVEDIDEMVSRLTKHGAQLVGEVVQYENSYRLCYIRGTEGILIGLAEEIGNK encoded by the coding sequence ATGACAAAAAACAAATTACTAAGAATGGACAATATCAGCATCGTTGTAGAATCTCTTGATAACGCAATCTCTTTCTTCGAGGAGATTGGCTTGAATCTCGAAGGGCGAGCTACTGTTGAAGGTGAATGGGCTGGTCGCGTAACTGGACTCGGTTCTCAGTGCGTAGAGATTGCTATGATGGTTACGCCAGATGGTCACAGCCGAATTGAACTTTCGCGATTTCTCACCCCACCTACTATAGCAGATCACCGGACAGCTCCTGTAAACGCCCTCGGTTATCTGCGCGTCATGTTCACCGTCGAGGACATTGACGAAATGGTATCCAGACTTACTAAGCATGGTGCTCAGCTCGTTGGAGAAGTAGTTCAGTATGAGAACTCGTATCGACTCTGCTACATTCGTGGAACCGAAGGAATTCTAATCGGTTTGGCGGAAGAAATCGGTAACAAATAA
- a CDS encoding S-layer homology domain-containing protein, whose product MKKVISNVLAVTVALQVVMAPATSFAAEKEFPDVPKDHWSYKAITNLTSKEIIAGYDNGKFGFGDVVNREQVAALIYRALKPEAKSEYKNPYSDISEGTTMFQNEILTLTDMGIFVGDGKGTFRPKESLTRAEMAVILQKAFKLKVKAKHTFNDVPKDHWANDAISALESNGVAAGNGAGAFNPTSVLTREEYAQFLFNAMASYIDLDVTLPSNVTAQEIDNYIKRYHPDSPLVGVGQDFIKAQNEYGVNSLYLAAHAILESGYGKSEIAYRKHNLFGLRAYDWDPFAHAKYLPSYGLSISYNADYVRKNYLEQGAKYFKGYTLPAMNVMYSTDKEWAGKIANIMERIKPFNNKDYQNVKRLPKNPNTLNVEALGETIPYKDYAKDAKATVQTVGSYYQVPFPFNNPIKSVPNVTQNEVGKLENGTKVNVYREDPNGWVEFSLENAPEKYWTLKKNLKL is encoded by the coding sequence ATGAAAAAAGTTATTTCTAATGTGTTAGCAGTGACAGTCGCACTTCAAGTAGTGATGGCTCCGGCAACTTCATTTGCAGCTGAAAAGGAATTTCCAGACGTTCCGAAAGATCATTGGTCGTATAAAGCAATTACTAATTTAACATCAAAAGAAATTATTGCAGGATATGATAATGGTAAGTTTGGATTCGGGGATGTTGTAAATCGTGAGCAAGTAGCCGCATTAATATATCGTGCATTAAAACCAGAAGCGAAAAGCGAATATAAAAATCCATACTCTGATATTAGCGAAGGAACGACAATGTTCCAAAATGAAATTTTAACTTTAACAGATATGGGGATTTTCGTAGGTGATGGTAAAGGAACATTTAGACCGAAAGAATCTTTAACTCGTGCTGAAATGGCTGTAATTTTACAGAAAGCCTTTAAACTAAAAGTAAAAGCTAAGCATACATTTAATGATGTTCCGAAAGATCATTGGGCAAATGATGCGATTAGTGCATTAGAGTCTAACGGCGTTGCTGCAGGTAATGGAGCAGGTGCATTTAATCCAACTAGTGTTTTAACACGTGAAGAATATGCACAATTTTTATTTAATGCCATGGCATCATATATCGATTTAGATGTAACATTACCTTCTAATGTAACAGCTCAAGAGATTGATAATTATATTAAAAGATATCATCCCGATAGTCCGCTTGTTGGAGTTGGACAAGACTTTATTAAAGCGCAAAACGAGTATGGCGTGAACTCTTTATATTTAGCAGCACATGCAATCTTAGAGTCTGGATACGGGAAATCAGAAATTGCATATCGCAAACATAATTTATTTGGACTACGAGCGTATGATTGGGACCCATTCGCACATGCAAAATATTTACCATCTTATGGATTAAGTATTTCATACAATGCTGATTATGTGAGAAAGAATTACTTAGAACAAGGTGCTAAGTATTTCAAAGGTTACACATTACCTGCGATGAATGTAATGTATTCAACTGATAAAGAATGGGCTGGCAAAATTGCTAATATTATGGAGCGTATTAAGCCTTTCAATAACAAAGATTATCAAAATGTAAAACGATTACCGAAAAACCCTAATACATTAAATGTAGAGGCATTAGGCGAAACAATTCCATATAAAGATTATGCAAAAGATGCGAAAGCTACTGTTCAAACTGTAGGATCTTACTATCAAGTTCCATTCCCGTTTAACAATCCAATTAAGAGTGTACCAAACGTTACACAAAATGAAGTTGGAAAATTAGAAAATGGTACAAAAGTAAATGTATATCGTGAAGATCCAAATGGCTGGGTAGAATTCTCACTTGAAAATGCTCCAGAAAAATATTGGACATTGAAGAAGAACTTAAAATTATAA
- a CDS encoding N-acetylmuramoyl-L-alanine amidase: MKNRIIAAAVIAASILSYSSSSFAQIKTFPDVQAGHWAEDSINYLAEKGAVTGNEKGMFEPGKEITRAEAATMMAKILNLPFDKDAKPSFSDSQNGWYTPYIAAVEKAGVVKGKGPGVFDPTGKIDRVSMASLIVEAYKLDSKVNGTPATKFSDLEKSWGKAKANILVELGISVGTGDKWEPEKILTKAEAAQFIKKADSLKIGNPLVEKVVIIDPGHGGFDPGNPGQGVEESEIVFDISLRLQQLLEKNTPLKALLTREENGNPGSNKNESLVNRVKFGQENNADIFVSIHANSSQNHDGYGTETYYYKKSKRGEETQIEKDSEVLAKKIQKRVVEALHTRDRDIKDDHSFYVVNKNTVPAVLTELAFIDNNIDNGKLATESGRQIAAEAVYAGILDYYEWKGFDVSKYRLAK; the protein is encoded by the coding sequence ATGAAAAATAGAATAATCGCAGCAGCAGTAATCGCAGCTAGTATATTATCTTATTCATCTAGTAGTTTCGCACAAATAAAAACGTTTCCAGATGTCCAAGCAGGGCACTGGGCAGAAGATTCTATTAACTACTTAGCAGAAAAAGGCGCAGTTACAGGTAACGAGAAAGGAATGTTCGAGCCTGGAAAAGAGATCACTCGTGCAGAAGCAGCTACAATGATGGCTAAAATCTTAAACTTACCATTCGATAAAGATGCTAAACCATCTTTCAGTGACTCTCAAAACGGATGGTATACCCCATACATCGCAGCTGTAGAAAAAGCTGGTGTTGTTAAAGGGAAAGGCCCAGGCGTATTTGATCCAACTGGGAAAATTGACCGGGTTTCAATGGCCTCTCTTATTGTAGAAGCTTACAAATTAGATTCTAAAGTAAATGGTACTCCAGCAACTAAATTCAGTGATTTAGAAAAAAGCTGGGGGAAAGCAAAAGCTAACATCCTAGTTGAATTAGGGATTTCTGTTGGTACTGGTGATAAATGGGAGCCTGAAAAAATTCTAACTAAAGCAGAGGCAGCTCAATTTATTAAAAAGGCAGATTCTCTTAAAATAGGTAACCCTTTAGTAGAAAAGGTAGTTATTATTGATCCTGGTCATGGAGGATTTGATCCAGGGAATCCAGGGCAAGGTGTAGAGGAAAGTGAAATTGTATTTGATATATCTTTAAGATTACAGCAATTGTTAGAAAAAAATACACCTTTAAAAGCTTTGTTAACACGTGAAGAGAACGGAAATCCAGGAAGTAACAAGAATGAGTCTCTTGTGAATCGAGTGAAATTTGGTCAAGAGAACAATGCAGATATATTTGTAAGCATTCATGCAAACTCTTCTCAAAATCATGATGGTTATGGAACGGAAACATATTATTATAAAAAATCCAAGCGTGGAGAAGAGACACAGATTGAAAAGGATAGCGAAGTATTAGCGAAAAAAATTCAAAAGCGAGTAGTAGAGGCACTACATACAAGAGATAGAGATATAAAAGATGATCATTCGTTTTATGTAGTAAATAAAAATACAGTACCAGCAGTTTTAACAGAGCTTGCCTTTATTGATAATAATATAGATAATGGCAAATTAGCTACTGAATCAGGAAGACAAATTGCTGCAGAGGCAGTTTATGCTGGGATTTTAGATTATTATGAGTGGAAAGGTTTCGATGTTTCAAAATATCGTTTAGCTAAATAA
- a CDS encoding MFS transporter: MQGEIPTEKNLGYVGKLLLPVKVSPHFKFLWIGQLLSTLGSSITMVILPVVVYSLTGSTVVMGMTMAMYMLPNILALPFAGLVVDRIDRVKLMLFTDIIRCILMLLLATLIFMDLLTITLLYVLVALYGLMEGGFQPAYSAVRAKVFVPEIRNAANALTQMSNQGIRLIGPALGGLIVSVTSAGIGFGLDAATYLLSFLCLLSLKEIKFKKIKPIEKSKIDYKQEFMEGILVLKSHPWLWITILVFSFVNICYAGVIVVLIPWLFNVHHHFEAYVYGLGMAASGAGAVIAALIFGGRQRWHKRGLLAYGGVLISGMALLIMPFVSWAPALIGLMAIEGFGIMIFGLIWETSLQELVPEEAFGRVASLDMLGSFALLPLGYVVVGWLATVIGGKITIIMLAILVLITIGMALSVPSIRRFD, from the coding sequence ATGCAAGGAGAAATACCAACAGAGAAAAATTTAGGTTATGTCGGTAAATTATTATTGCCAGTTAAAGTGTCACCACACTTCAAGTTTTTATGGATTGGGCAATTACTTTCGACTTTAGGTAGTTCGATAACGATGGTTATTCTGCCAGTCGTTGTGTATTCATTAACTGGTTCAACAGTTGTAATGGGAATGACTATGGCAATGTACATGCTTCCTAATATTCTAGCGTTACCGTTTGCTGGATTAGTCGTGGATCGTATTGACCGGGTGAAATTGATGTTATTTACAGATATAATCCGCTGCATATTAATGCTATTACTTGCAACACTTATATTTATGGATTTGTTAACGATTACGCTATTATATGTACTCGTGGCATTATATGGACTTATGGAAGGGGGATTTCAGCCGGCGTATTCAGCTGTAAGAGCAAAAGTATTTGTACCGGAAATTCGAAATGCAGCTAATGCATTAACGCAAATGAGTAATCAAGGAATACGATTAATTGGCCCAGCACTTGGTGGGTTAATAGTATCAGTTACATCTGCAGGGATAGGCTTCGGACTAGATGCAGCAACGTATTTGTTATCATTTTTATGTTTATTATCTTTAAAAGAAATTAAGTTTAAAAAAATAAAACCCATTGAAAAGAGTAAGATCGATTACAAACAAGAGTTTATGGAAGGTATTTTAGTTTTAAAAAGTCATCCGTGGTTGTGGATTACCATTCTAGTCTTTTCTTTCGTTAATATTTGTTATGCAGGCGTTATCGTTGTATTAATTCCATGGTTGTTTAATGTTCATCATCATTTTGAAGCTTACGTGTATGGCTTAGGTATGGCTGCTTCTGGTGCTGGAGCTGTAATTGCAGCATTAATTTTTGGTGGGAGGCAGCGGTGGCATAAGAGAGGATTACTTGCGTATGGTGGTGTTTTAATTAGTGGAATGGCGTTATTAATTATGCCTTTCGTTTCTTGGGCACCTGCCTTAATTGGATTAATGGCAATTGAAGGATTCGGTATTATGATATTTGGGCTTATTTGGGAAACAAGTTTACAAGAGCTTGTACCAGAAGAAGCTTTTGGAAGAGTGGCAAGTCTTGATATGTTAGGCTCATTTGCTTTATTACCATTAGGGTATGTGGTGGTAGGCTGGTTAGCTACTGTAATAGGTGGAAAGATAACAATTATAATGCTAGCTATTTTAGTACTCATAACAATTGGAATGGCATTGTCTGTACCAAGTATTCGGCGGTTCGATTGA